The Paenibacillus sp. RC334 nucleotide sequence CTGTATCCACACCTTTAGGTTCCTTAGCACCAAAATGCAGCAAGCTTTGTTATCAGTTCGGTTGAATTTTCGAAACGTTTTATTTTTATAAATATTCACAATACGTTGTTAGATGCTGATTAAAACATTATATCGAGCCACTAAATTCCTCTCATCCCCCCTCCCAAGATTCAGAGATACCAACCTGCACAACTTTAGCGGCTTAGCTTTTCTAAATGATGGATATGTGATCCGCCTAGTATACACCCTAATATTGATACATATATCAAATTAATTGTACAATATGAAAAATATCTCATTTTGTCAATTAGTTCTAAGTATTTAATATCTGTGTTTTCACAAGCGACATTCTATGAGGTTACGACAAAAATGACGTTCCAAAGCTTCTCTCGCATTCGACGTTTCGCCGAAATATAGCGACGTGAGTGTACACGGGGAGTGACTGACAGTTGGAGTGTAACTTCGGAAGAGTAAAACGTGCCTTTTCCAACATTTTTAGGAGAAAGCCAAAATCAAACCAGGAAAACAAAAGGGACCCCTCCACAACTGATTAAGAACAGGTAAGCTTACTGCGGAGGATATATCCAAGGGCTAACGATTACTTCGATCTCAGCACCTGGTTGGAAACGTGGCTGACCATCTCAATCTCACCGGCTGTCAAGGTAAACTGCATCGCCTTCACATTTTCCTCGGCATGATGTACTTTTGAAGCCCCAGGTATCGCAAATACGTTCTCTCCATGAGCGTTAATCAGCCAATTCAGGGCAATCTGCGTTGGCGTCACATTATATTGTTGAGCCAGCTGTTCCAATGTTTCAATCAGCGGCTTCGATCTCCGCAGCCCCGAATCCCGGAATGCCGCTGTCCACTTGCGCGGGCCCTTGATCGACTTGACCAGAGAAGGATTTTTATGGAATTTTCCACTTAAGATCCCCTGCATTAACGGAGAGTATGCGATGATTGCCACGCCGAGCTCTTTGGCCGTATCCAGAATTCCGTTCTGTTCGATTCTCCGGTCGAGTAGGCTGTATTTCACTTGATTCGAAACTAGGCGAAGGCCGTGCTCACGCAGCACACGATCAGATTCACGTATTTGTTGCGCGGAAAAGTTGCTTACGCCCACATATTTAATCTTTCCTTGCCCAACCAGTTTAGCCATCGCATTCATCACGGCGCCAACCGAAGCAAAGGAGTAAGGCGAATGCACCTGGTAGAGGTGAATTGTCCGTTGATCCAAATGGCGAATACGTTCATCAATCGTTGCTGTGATACTGCCTGCGGTGCGAAAGGCCGGCCACCATTTCGTAGCGATATTCGCCTGTTCTGCGAGCGGTCCTCCGATCTCATTCAGCGTGCCCGCCAGTAGCTGTTCAGACTGTCCGCCACCGTATGCTTCAGCGGTATCAAACCAATTAATTCCACCTTCTAAACTGGTCTGTACGATTTGCCGTATATCCTCCCGCCGCAGCACCGGCCAGAATTTCCCGACTATCCCTTTTCCATTGCTGAACTGCCAGCACCCAAGCCCAAGCGGTGACAGCTTTAAATCCGAGTTGCCCAGCTTGCGTAATTGCAGTGAGCCTGCTACATTTACCGTTTTCTCTTCCACGATCCTTCCATCATCTCCTTTAAAAAAGTTTTCATGTGAAGCGATCGCGTTCACGTTTTAAACACATAACACAACTTTACTTCCTGATTTGCACAGTCCGCTAAGGGAAGTTTTTTGAACGCTATGCATAGAGTTCGCTTTATAAACTACCTAGAAAAAATACTTTTGCATAACCCTTATTTGTTTTATCGGTTGGAAGCTTACAAATGTTTAATAAAATGTTATACAAGCATCTGTTATGGGGAATTTTGGGGTACGGAACATAAAAAAAGATGACTCCTGATGAATTCAGAAATCATCTGATGACAGCTAAAAAGGCCTTCTTTTTCAATCTGTCGAAAATCATACTCTGTACCTGTATCAGTTTTCCTCACGAACGCTAAGCTGCCCTGTACCTGGTTCATTCAGAACAATTCTTGCTTTGACGGTCGATTCATCTTTACGCTTAAAAGATAGCAGCTGTGTCTGCCCCTTCGTCAACAGAGACTTGAGCATCGTTTCCGTAATCTGCTTGCCAGCATATTCCTTCCAGACGACAAAGCCGCAGCCCTGCTTGTAGTTGCTGCATCCATATCCTTTGCGGCCTTCGATAATGCTCCCGCCACAATTCGACCGCGGGCAGCTGCCTAAAGCCTGCCTTTGGCCCGGCGAAGTGCCCGACGGCTCGGCGGACGAAGCTCGCGCTGCTCTCGCGCTTGAACTACTCCCAGCTGAACCCGATGCAGCCGCAGTACGCCCTCCTGCGCCCGATGGCACTTGCTCCAGTGACGATGCTCCGCCCGAGTTGTTGGTACGCCGTGACGGAGCGCGTGCAGCCCTTTGGGTGGTGATGCTTCCGCTTGCGCCTCCACTACGGGTGGCTCCCTTACTACCCGTACGCTTGCCCCTCGCTTCCTCGCCAAAAGCGTTTGCTGGAGCCGGTGGTTGCTGCCTCACCTTGTCAATAATGGATAACGTAAACTTTTTAACGTTATCCATAAACTTTTCCTGGGCAGCTTCTCCCTTGGAAATTTGATGCAGACGGCGTTCCCATTGTCCTGTCATCTCCGGCGAAGCTAGCAGGTCGACCCCCGCGTTGCGGATCAGGTCAATTGCCATTTTCCCCTTATCCGTAATGAGAATCTTTTTGCCTTTCATTTCAATGTAGCCGACCTTCTTCAAACGTTCAATGGTGGCGGCACGTGTCGCAGGTGTACCTAATCCAGCATCCTTCATGACCTCACGTAATTCCTCGTTCTCCATCTGCTTGCCTGCGCTCTCCATTGCTTTTAGCAATGTGCCCTCTGTGTAGCTTTTAGGCGGCTGTGTCACCTTTTCTTTCATCTCGGCGCGAATACAATCCACCGGACGGCCTGCATCAATCTCAAACTTTTTGTCCGTCCATTCGTCTGTTTCCTCTTCTTCCTCTTTCTTCGGTGCTTTGCTCTTTTTGCCTTTATCCTGATCAGCCTTGCTCAAAACTACTTTCCAGCCCAAGGACAGAAGCTCCTTAATGCTTGTTTTGAACAAATGCTTGTCCACTTGGGTCATCACAGTATGCATTTTATATTCGGCAGGCGGGAAGAAATGTGACAAAAACCTGCGGATTATCAGGTCATATACATTTTGTTCCTCCTTGCTGAGCGTTCCCGGTCTTTTCAGCGTAGGCAATATAGCATGGTGATCCTCAACACGGGCTGGATTGCAGACAGCTTTATTCTGTTTATGGACCAAATTGGGGTTCGCTTGCTGTACCAGATCAGCATAAGGACCTGTGCCCAGCATACGAAGCGCCTTGTGCATGCCGTCTATATTTTGCTCCGTTACATAGTTGGAATTGGTACGCGGATAGGAAATGACCTTATGCCGCTCATAGAGCGCTTGTGCAACATCCAGCGTTTTTTTGGCTGAATAACTATACTTGGCATTCGCCTCACGTTGAAGCAGTGTCAAATCGTACAGCTTGAAAGGATATTCCTTCGTCTGCTTCACATCATATTTTGTGATTTCACCTGTTTTTCCGCGAACTGCCGCTGCTATCGCCTCAGCTTCTTCCGGCTTGGTCAGCCGATCTCCTTGCCACGCACCTTTATACTTGGTTTGATCTTGCTTAAACTCTGCCCACACGTCATAAAAGGTTTGAGACTGAAACGCCTCAATTTCCTTTTCCCGGTCATGAATCAATGCCAGTACAGGAGTCTGCACCCGTCCGACCGACAGTAACGCGTTATGCCGTGTTGTAAAGGCTCTGGAAGCATTCATACCGATCAACCAGTCTGCTTCACTTCGTGCCCGCGCAGCCTGAGTTAGAAACTCAAACTCCGATGCATCTCGCAAGCGTTCAAAGCCTACTGCAATACTCTCCGCCGTTAAATCTGAGATCCATAGTCGCTTGACCGGCTGACGCAGCTTTAACTGCTGTTGAATCAAGGCAAAAATATATTGCCCCTCTCGCCCCGCATCACAAGCATTCACGATTGCATTACAGCGTTTGGCCAGCTCACCAATTATTTTCAGCTGATCTTTTGTTTTCGGATTCGGTACAATTTTAAACTGCTCGGGGATAATGGGAAGATCTTTAATATTCCAGCGTTTGTACTTGGCATCGTATGCATCCGGCTCAGCGAGACCCAGCAAATGACCGATCGCCCAAGTTACAATGTATTTCTCCCCCTCCAGATAGGTACGGTTATTTTTGGCCCTCGGCTCCATAACAGCCGCAATAGTGCGTCCCATATCCGGTTTTTCAGCAATAATTAACGTCTTCATTCATATTCCATTCCTTCCTGACGGCCTTCTGCTTCCCTTCCCTGACTCACACGTAATAAACGAAAGGTAAATGAAATACAGGCAGGGCCTCATGCAAAAGGAGCCTTCTCCCGGCGAAAGCTCCTTTGTCCATTCACTTGGTCTAGCGCTCCAACAATATACGTGTATTATACCATAGATACCATCATTCTCTCAGGTGATGATTTACGAAACCTTGTAACGTTAATAGTTACTGTCATTATCTATAAGGTCTATGTAAGAGCTATAAAGGATGATGTTTTAAATGAATTTTCATCTAAAATCACTCCCCACATAACCACGAGAGTTATGTTTATGTGATTATATATAACACATAAAACGTTTTTTTGATTATTTCCGCAAAATAATTTCATTGTTCAATAAAAAAGCTACACTTCATTCCTGTTATATGTTATGATCGCTGTATAAAACAGACTTAGAGATTTGGAAAATATTTTATAAGTCATATTATATAACATTAAATTCACATTCCTTTACATACAATGATAACAAATAATGTTTTAGAAAAATCTCGTAATTCAATGGTTATCCATTCGCATTTTACAAACCTGAGCACGCTAGTCCTTTAAACGCAACAAAGCCCCATCCGAGGATGGAGCTTTGACTGGATAACTTATATTTACACCAAAACGGTAGCGCCCATCAGGTATTTATCGACCTCACGTGCGGCTTCCCGACCTTCATTAATGGCCCACACAACAAGGCTTTGCCCGCGGCGCATATCACCAGCAGCAAAAACCTTATCTACATTCGTAACATATTTCCCGTAACGTGCTTTAACATTGGAACGACGATCAGTTTCCAAACCAATTTGCTCAACAATCGTTTGCTCAGGACCGTCGAATCCAATAGCAATGAGAGCAATCTGTGCCGGGAATACACGCTCCGTACCCGGAACCGGCTGATAGATTTTACGCCCCGTTTCATCGACAATACGCTGAATTTGAATCGTGTGTAGCTCTTTCAAATTACCGTTCTCATCACCTACAAACTTCGTTGTCATGATGGAGAACTCACGCGGATCTTCCCCGAATATCGCCTTCGCTTCCTGCTGTGCATAATCGAGAGAGTACACGTTTGGAAATTGTGGCCAAGGATTGGCAATTGGGTCACGTTCCAAAGGAGCTTTGGCATGTGTGCCAAATTGAGTGACGCTTCGACAGCCATGACGTAAAGAAGTAGCTACACAATCCGAACCTGTGTCACCACCACCGATCACAATAACATCCTTACCTTGAGAGGACAAATAGTTGCCATCTTCCAGATTGGAATCCAGGTAGCTCTTGATGGTACCATTCAAATAATCCATCGCATAATGAACGCCATTCAAATCGCTACCTTCAATATTGAATTCTCTCGGCTTCGTAGAGCCACCGCACAGTACAACCGCATCATACTCAGCAATCAGCTGATCGGTAGGAATATCCTTTCCGATCTCTGTATTCGTAATGAACTGAATGCCCTCCGCCTCCAGTAAATCCACACGACGCTGAACAACCTTTTTGTCCAGCTTCATGGAAGGGATGCCATACATCAGCAGCCCGCCAACACGATCCGCACGCTCATACACGGTTACGCTGTGTCCTGCTTTGTTAAGCTGCGCAGCAGCAGCCAGTCCTGCGGGACCCGAGCCGACAATAGCTACCCGTCTGCCTGTACGCTTTTCAGGCGGATTAGGGACAACCCAGCCTTCCTCAAAGCCTTTTTCGATAATAGCTTCCTCAATTGTCTTAATCGTAACAGATTGCCCGATCAGGCCGACCGTACAGGAGCCTTCACAAGGAGCAGGACAGACACGCCCAGTAAATTCCGGGAAATTATTTGTTTTGTGTAGCCGATCCAGTGCTTCCTTCCACAAACCGCGATATACGAGATTGTTCCATTCTGGAATAAGATTATGAACCGGGCAGCCCAAAGTCGCCCCCATAATGTCCATTCCCGTATGACAATAAGGAGTTCCGCAGTCCATACAACGTGCCCCTTGGGTACGCAGCTCTTCTTCGGACATATGCTTATGGAATTCTTCCCAATCCTTAATACGCTCTGCCGGATCCCGATCTGTAGGAAGCTGTCGTGTGTATTCCATAAATCCAGTTGGTGTAGACAT carries:
- a CDS encoding aldo/keto reductase, whose translation is MEEKTVNVAGSLQLRKLGNSDLKLSPLGLGCWQFSNGKGIVGKFWPVLRREDIRQIVQTSLEGGINWFDTAEAYGGGQSEQLLAGTLNEIGGPLAEQANIATKWWPAFRTAGSITATIDERIRHLDQRTIHLYQVHSPYSFASVGAVMNAMAKLVGQGKIKYVGVSNFSAQQIRESDRVLREHGLRLVSNQVKYSLLDRRIEQNGILDTAKELGVAIIAYSPLMQGILSGKFHKNPSLVKSIKGPRKWTAAFRDSGLRRSKPLIETLEQLAQQYNVTPTQIALNWLINAHGENVFAIPGASKVHHAEENVKAMQFTLTAGEIEMVSHVSNQVLRSK
- a CDS encoding type IA DNA topoisomerase; translated protein: MKTLIIAEKPDMGRTIAAVMEPRAKNNRTYLEGEKYIVTWAIGHLLGLAEPDAYDAKYKRWNIKDLPIIPEQFKIVPNPKTKDQLKIIGELAKRCNAIVNACDAGREGQYIFALIQQQLKLRQPVKRLWISDLTAESIAVGFERLRDASEFEFLTQAARARSEADWLIGMNASRAFTTRHNALLSVGRVQTPVLALIHDREKEIEAFQSQTFYDVWAEFKQDQTKYKGAWQGDRLTKPEEAEAIAAAVRGKTGEITKYDVKQTKEYPFKLYDLTLLQREANAKYSYSAKKTLDVAQALYERHKVISYPRTNSNYVTEQNIDGMHKALRMLGTGPYADLVQQANPNLVHKQNKAVCNPARVEDHHAILPTLKRPGTLSKEEQNVYDLIIRRFLSHFFPPAEYKMHTVMTQVDKHLFKTSIKELLSLGWKVVLSKADQDKGKKSKAPKKEEEEETDEWTDKKFEIDAGRPVDCIRAEMKEKVTQPPKSYTEGTLLKAMESAGKQMENEELREVMKDAGLGTPATRAATIERLKKVGYIEMKGKKILITDKGKMAIDLIRNAGVDLLASPEMTGQWERRLHQISKGEAAQEKFMDNVKKFTLSIIDKVRQQPPAPANAFGEEARGKRTGSKGATRSGGASGSITTQRAARAPSRRTNNSGGASSLEQVPSGAGGRTAAASGSAGSSSSARAARASSAEPSGTSPGQRQALGSCPRSNCGGSIIEGRKGYGCSNYKQGCGFVVWKEYAGKQITETMLKSLLTKGQTQLLSFKRKDESTVKARIVLNEPGTGQLSVREEN
- a CDS encoding glutamate synthase subunit beta, which encodes MSTPTGFMEYTRQLPTDRDPAERIKDWEEFHKHMSEEELRTQGARCMDCGTPYCHTGMDIMGATLGCPVHNLIPEWNNLVYRGLWKEALDRLHKTNNFPEFTGRVCPAPCEGSCTVGLIGQSVTIKTIEEAIIEKGFEEGWVVPNPPEKRTGRRVAIVGSGPAGLAAAAQLNKAGHSVTVYERADRVGGLLMYGIPSMKLDKKVVQRRVDLLEAEGIQFITNTEIGKDIPTDQLIAEYDAVVLCGGSTKPREFNIEGSDLNGVHYAMDYLNGTIKSYLDSNLEDGNYLSSQGKDVIVIGGGDTGSDCVATSLRHGCRSVTQFGTHAKAPLERDPIANPWPQFPNVYSLDYAQQEAKAIFGEDPREFSIMTTKFVGDENGNLKELHTIQIQRIVDETGRKIYQPVPGTERVFPAQIALIAIGFDGPEQTIVEQIGLETDRRSNVKARYGKYVTNVDKVFAAGDMRRGQSLVVWAINEGREAAREVDKYLMGATVLV